Proteins from a single region of Ziziphus jujuba cultivar Dongzao chromosome 1, ASM3175591v1:
- the LOC107432036 gene encoding protein FATTY ACID EXPORT 5 — MHDFCFTIPYGLILGVGGLIGYLRKGSTSSLAGGLGTGFLLILAGYISLKAFGRKKNSYLALILETVCAATVTYIMGQRYLLTSKIMPAGIVAGLSALMTGFYLFKIATGGNHIPTKAKS; from the exons ATGCACGATTTCTGCTTTACGATCCCGTACGGGTTGATTCTTGGGGTTGGAGGTCTTATCGGGTACTTGAGGAAGGGGAGCACATCTTCTTTGGCTGGTGGTTTGGGAACTGGTTTCCTGCTCATTCTTGCTGGCTATATCAGTCTCAAAGCCTTTGGGAGGAAGAAGAACTCGTATCTTGCTTTGATCCTTGAGacgg TTTGTGCAGCCACAGTCACATATATAATGGGACAGCGTTATCTGCTAACTTCTAAGATTATGCCAGCTGGTATTGTTGCTGGTTTGAG TGCTCTTATGACTGGGTTTTATTTGTTCAAGATTGCAACGGGGGGCAACCATATCCCAACCAAAGCCAAATCATGA
- the LOC107432025 gene encoding uncharacterized protein LOC107432025: MAVVIYNQLCALFQKPFFFPPRTRKMVATQAGSKRPTCASCSKPAWLCLCKRIKKPRLDNSVRVTILQHSLEKKHPLNSAKIARLGLKNLIVSAVSDVHMEARFVIRSLDQNCDMGSNGVDCDQHVKNMDTRKSSFEECSEMGSEEENVDNSECESFAKCPREKSIGFVDANGKCSLESDIGCENTRNELESDEHGVGKHGPIITATVGKHGVVISLSHSWMQQSDWEKPDFNKILDTPAACTALSKGFSVRKLQKQPVEGRLELEEEMEFEIDVPPGSALLYPTKEAFSINGVEDINFEVKNLIVLDGTWSKAKKMYAENPWLKFLPHLKLELDKVSLYGEVRIQPKAGCLSTLESIVYALRAVGDNVEGLDNLLDVLESMVVDQKRCKEERLSNAGDV; encoded by the coding sequence ATGGCGGTGGTCATCTATAACCAGCTCTGTGCGCTATTTCAAAAACCCTTCTTCTTTCCTCCCCGAACTCGAAAGATGGTGGCGACTCAGGCCGGTTCCAAGAGGCCCACTTGTGCTTCATGTTCAAAACCCGCTTGGCTCTGCCTCTGCAAAAGAATCAAGAAACCCCGGCTCGATAACTCTGTTAGGGTGACTATTCTCCAGCACAGTCTAGAGAAAAAACACCCTCTTAATTCTGCTAAGATTGCGAGACTAGGCCTCAAGAATCTGATTGTATCCGCTGTTTCTGATGTGCACATGGAAGCCCGGTTCGTTATTCGGTCACTGGACCAGAATTGTGATATGGGTTCCAATGGAGTAGATTGTGATCAGCatgtgaaaaatatggataCCCGAAAGTCAAGCTTTGAGGAATGCAGTGAAATGGGTTCAGAAGAAGAAAATGTGGATAACTCAGAATGTGAATCGTTTGCAAAATGCCCCAGAGagaaaagcattggctttgttGATGCTAATGGGAAATGCAGTTTGGAGAGTGATATAGGTTGTGAAAATACTCGAAACGAATTAGAAAGTGATGAACATGGTGTTGGCAAACATGGACCAATTATCACTGCTACAGTCGGCAAACATGGTGTTGTTATCTCTCTTTCCCATAGTTGGATGCAGCAAAGCGATTGGGAGAAGCCAGATTTCAATAAGATTTTAGACACTCCAGCGGCTTGTACCGCTCTTTCAAAAGGATTTAGTGTACGGAAGTTGCAAAAGCAGCCAGTGGAAGGGCGCTTGGAATTGGAAGAGGAAATGGAGTTTGAAATTGATGTGCCTCCTGGATCTGCGCTCTTATATCCAACTAAAGAGGCATTTAGTATAAATGGTGTAGAGGACATCAATTTTGAGGTGAAGAATTTGATTGTTTTGGATGGAACATGGTCAAAGGCCAAGAAAATGTATGCTGAAAATCCCTGGTTGAAGTTTTTGCCACATTTGAAGTTGGAATTGGACAAGGTTAGCTTGTATGGTGAAGTCAGGATTCAGCCAAAGGCTGGATGTTTGTCCACCCTTGAGAGCATTGTATATGCACTAAGGGCAGTGGGGGACAATGTTGAGGGGTTGGATAATCTTTTGGATGTTTTAGAGTCTATGGTTGTGGACCAAAAGCGGTGTAAAGAAGAAAGGCTGAGCAATGCAGGTGATGTATGA
- the LOC107431987 gene encoding CRS2-associated factor 2, mitochondrial, with translation MLKLLLWRSSLPQTYAKKPFLCISRLLTQSLKDAYDPPFSPASTLPKPKKKDTQKKKKKNDLNPPKKEPIRPLKSDLPFDFMYSYSETNPSVEPIGFRESPKFSPFGPGRLDRKWTGTVALAQQNVDIDRVAEERNRVLGDPLTEDEVAQLVERYRHSDCARQINLGKGGVTHNMIDDIHNHWKRAEAVRIKCLGVPTLDIDNVCFHLEEKSGGKIICRNINVLLLYRGRNYDPKNRPVIPVMLWRPYAPIYLKLVKNVADGLTFDETKDLRNRGLNSDPLMKLTRNGVYVNVVERVREAFKTVEVVRLDCTHVGTSDCKRIGVKLRDLVPCTPILFKDEQIILWKGKQTSDGISED, from the exons ATGCTTAAGCTCCTCCTATGGCGTTCTTCACTTCCACAAACATACGCAAAGAAACCATTTTTATGCATCTCTCGTCTTCTAACCCAGTCTCTCAAAGACGCCTACGACCCTCCGTTTTCTCCGGCTTCCACActcccaaaacccaaaaaaaaagacacccagaagaagaagaagaagaatgatcTAAACCCCCCAAAGAAGGAACCCATTCGACCTCTCAAATCGGACCTGCCCTTTGACTTCATGTACTCGTATTCGGAAACCAACCCGTCCGTGGAACCAATTGGGTTCCGAGAGTCGCCAAAGTTCTCTCCTTTCGGTCCAGGCAGACTCGACCGGAAATGGACCGGGACCGTCGCACTTGCCCAGCAGAACGTAGACATCGATAGGGTGGCAGAAGAGCGGAACAGGGTTCTTGGAGACCCCCTTACGGAGGACGAAGTTGCTCAGTTGGTGGAACGGTATCGTCACAGCGATTGCGCTCGGCAAATTAATCTGG GGAAGGGTGGAGTCACTCACAACATGATAGATGATATTCACAACCACTGGAAGCGGGCTGAAGCTGTTAGGATCAAGTGTTTGGGTGTGCCAACTCTTGACATTGACAATGTTTGCTTTCACCTTGAG GAAAAATCTGGTGGGAAAATTATATGCCGGAACATTAATGTCCTCCTTTTATACCGAGGTCGAAACTATGATCCTAAGAATCGACCAGTTATACCTGTAATGCTGTGGAGGCCCTATGCACCCATTTATTTGAAGCTTGTGAAGAATGTTGCTGATGGGTTAACTTTTGACGAAACAAAGGATTTGAGAAACAGAGGACTGAACTCCGACCCTTTAATGAAACTTA CCAGGAACGGTGTATATGTGAATGTTGtggagagagtgagagaggcCTTCAAGACCGTAGAAGTAGTGAGGCTAGATTGCACACATGTTGGTACTAGTGACTGCAAAAGGATAGGTGTTAAATTAAGG GATCTGGTGCCCTGCACACCTATACTGTTCAAGGATGAGCAGATTATACTCTGGAAGGGTAAACAGACCAGTGATGGGATTTCAGAGGATTGA
- the LOC107431979 gene encoding purple acid phosphatase 18 yields MDPKPIIILILPIILSLIATAIVTASADSSYVRPLPRRTLQFPWNPKPSSNPQQVHISLAGDKHMRVTWITDDKSSPSKVEYGTSPGRYSSVAQGESTSYSYLFYKSGQIHHTVIGPLQPGTVYFYRCGGQDPEFQLKTPPAQLPVTFAVAGDLGQTGWTKSTLDHIDQCKYDLHLLPGDLSYADYIQHKWDTFGELVQPLASARPWMVTQGNHEKENIPLLKDAFQSYNARWKMPYKESGSGSNLYYSFEVAGVHVIMLGSYTDYDIYSDQYRWLKADLSTVDRKRTPWLIVLFHVPWYNSNKAHQGEGDDMMASMEPLLHAASVDIVLAGHVHAYERSNRVNNGKADPCGAVHITIGDGGNREGLAHKYKIPSPEWSVFREASFGHGELKVVNSTHAFWSWHRNDDDEPVKSDDVWITSLVSSGCVAEKSHELRKILMAP; encoded by the exons ATGGATCCAAAAcccatcatcatcctcatcctaCCAATCATCCTTTCCTTGATCGCCACGGCTATTGTCACTGCTTCGGCTGACTCCTCCTATGTTCGACCTCTGCCTCGCAGAACTCTTCAGTTCCCATGGAACCCAAAACCCTCTTCTAATCCCCAGCAG GTGCACATTTCTTTGGCAGGAGACAAGCACATGAGAGTCACTTGGATCACAGATGACAAGTCTTCACCTTCGAAGGTTGAATATGGAACGTCACCTGGGAGATACAGCTCCGTAGCTCAAGGAGAAAGTACCTCTTATAGTTATTTGTTCTATAAATCAGGACAGATACACCACACTGTCATCGGGCCTCTGCAACCTGGCACTGTGTACTTCTACCGGTGTGGAGGACAAGATCCCGAGTTTCAGCTCAAAACCCCTCCTGCTCAACTTCCTGTTACTTTTGCTGTGGCAGGGGATCTGGGACAAACTGGCTGGACTAAATCAACGCTTGATCATATTGACCAGTGTAAATATGATTTGCATTTGCTACCAGGAGACCTTTCTTATGCCGATTATATTCAGCATAAATGGGACACATTTGGTGAGCTGGTGCAGCCACTTGCGAGTGCAAGGCCATGGATGGTAACACAAGGGAACCATGAGAAGGAGAACATACCATTATTAAAAGATGCGTTTCAATCCTATAATGCTAGATGGAAGATGCCATACAAGGAGAGTGGATCAGGTTCCAACCtctattattcatttgaagttgcGGGCGTACATGTTATCATGCTTGGTTCATACACCGATTATGACATATATTCTGATCAATACAGGTGGCTGAAG GCTGATCTCTCAACGGTGGATCGCAAAAGGACTCCTTGGTTAATTGTGCTATTCCATGTCCCATGGTACAATAGCAACAAGGCTCATCAAGGTGAAGGGGATGATATGATGGCATCAATGGAGCCTTTGCTTCATGCTGCTAGTGTAGATATAGTGCTTGCAGGCCATGTTCATGCCTACGAACGCTCG AATCGTGTCAACAATGGAAAAGCAGATCCTTGTGGTGCTGTTCACATAACCATCGGTGATGGAGGAAACAGAGAAGGATTAGCTCACAA GTATAAAATCCCATCACCTGAGTGGTCTGTATTCCGTGAAGCAAGTTTTGGCCATGGTGAGCTCAAGGTAGTAAATTCGACTCATGCCTTCTGGAGCTGGCATcggaatgatgatgatgagcctGTAAAGTCTGATGATGTCTGGATAACGTCATTGGTCTCTTCAGGATGTGTTGCTGAGAAAAGCCATGAACTAAGGAAGATACTTATGGCACCATAG